Proteins encoded by one window of Vitis vinifera cultivar Pinot Noir 40024 chromosome 10, ASM3070453v1:
- the LOC132254574 gene encoding uncharacterized protein LOC132254574: MPIALIPLRSQGNLGGLNVVVIIDNIRALWPDQLLANSFSKLRKLQVKGCKKLLNLFPVSVASAPVQLEDLNLLQSGVEAVVHNENEDEAAPLLLFPNLTSLELAGLHQLKRFCSRRFSSSWPLLKELEVLYCDKVEILFQQINYECELEPLFWVEQVALPGLESVSVCGLDNIRALWPDQLPANSFSKLRKLQVRGCNKLLNLFPVSVASALVQLENLNIFYSGVEAIVHNENEDEAALLLLFPNLTSLTLSGLHQLKRFCSRKFSSSWPLLKELEVLDCDKVEILFQQINSECELEPLFWVEQVALPGLESFSVCGLDNIRALWPDQLPANSFSKLRELQVRGCNKLLNLFPVSVASALVQLENLNIFQSGVEAIVANENEDEAAPLLLFPNLTSLTLSGLHQLKRFCSRRFSSSWPLLKELEVLYCDKVEILFQQINSECELEPLFWVEQVALPGLESLYVCGLDNIRALWPDQLPTNSFSKLRKLHVRGFNKLLNLFRVSVASALVQLEDLYISESGVEAIVANENEDEAAPLLLFPNLTSLTLSGLHQLKRFCSRRFSSSWLLLKELEVLDCDKVEILFQQINSECELEPLFWVEQVALQGLESLYVCGLDNIRALWPDQLPTNSFSKLRKLHVRGFNKLLNLFRVSVASALVQLEDLYISESGVEAIVANENEDEAAPLLLFPNLTSLTLSGLHQLKRFCSRRFSSSWLLLKELEVLDCDKVEILFQQINSECELEPLFWVEQVALPGLESLSVRGLDNIRALWPDQLPANSFSKLRKLQVRGCNKLLNLFPVSVASALVQLEDLYISESGVEAIVANENEDEAAPLLSFPNLTSLTLSGLHQLKRFCSRRFSSSWPLLKELEVLDCDKVEILFQQINSECELEPLFWVEQVALPGLESLSVRGLDNIRALWSDQLPANSFSKLRKLQVRGCNKLLNLFPVSVASALVQLEDLYISESGVEAIVANENEDEAALLLLFPNLTSLTLSGLHQLKRFFSRRFSSSWPLLKELEVLDCDKVEILFQQINYECELEPLFWVEQVALPGLESLSVRGLDNIRALWPDQLPANSFSKLRKLQGRGCNKLLNLFPVSVASALVQLEDLYISESGVEAIVANENEDEAAPLLSFPNLTSLTLSGLHQLKRFCSRRFSSSWPLLKELEVLDCDKVEILFQQINSECELEPLFWVEQVALPGLESLSVRGLDNIRALWPDQLPANSFSKLRKLQVRGCNKLLNLFPVSVASALVHLEDLYISESGVEAIVANENEDEAAPLLLFPNLTSLTLSGLHQLKRFCSRRFSSSWPLLKELEVLDCDKVEILFQQINSECELEPLFWVEQVALPGLESLSVRGLDNIRALWPDQLPANSFSKLRKLQVRGCNKLLNLFPVSVASALVQLDYLYISESGVEAIVANENKDEAAPLLLFPNLTSLTLSGLHQLKRFCSRRFSSSWPLLKELEVLDCDKVEILFQQINSECELEPLFWVEQVAFPGLESLYVRELDNIRALWSDQLPANSFSKLRKLKVIGCNKLLNLFPLSVASALVQLEELHIWGGEVEAIVSNENEDEAVPLLLFPNLTSLKLCGLHQLKRFCSGRFSSSWPLLKKLKVHECDEVEILFQQKSLECELEPLFWVEQEAFPNLEELTLNLKGTVEIWRGQFSRVSFSKLSYLNIEQCQGISVVIPSNMVQILHNLEELEVDMCDSMNEVIQVEIVGNDGHELIDNEIEFTRLKSLTLHHLPNLKSFCSSTRYVFKFPSLERMKVRECRGMEFFYKGVLDAPRLKSVQNEFFEECWQDDLNTTIRKMFMEQGYKEEDSEKSDSINSDLREEDFEED; the protein is encoded by the exons ATGCcaattgctctgataccat TGAGAAGCCAAGGAAATCTCGGTGGTTTGAATGTTGTGGTTATCATAGATAATATAAGAGCATTGTGGCCTGACCAACTTCTAGCAAATTCATTTTCCAAATTAAGGAAATTGCAAGTAAAGGGATGCAAAAAATTGCTAAACCTTTTTCCGGTTTCTGTGGCGAGTGCTCCTGTGCAACTTGAGGACCTAAATCTATTGCAGAGTGGAGTGGAGGCAGTTGTTcacaatgaaaatgaagatgaagcaGCACCTTTACTCTTATTCCCTAACCTTACCTCTCTCGAACTCGCCGGTTTACACCAACTCAAAAGATTTTGCTCTAGAAGGTTTAGTTCAAGCTGGCCACTTTTGAAAGAATTGGAAGTGCTCTATTGTGATAAAGTGGAGATACTCtttcaacaaataaattatgaatgtGAACTTGAGCCACTCTTCTGGGTAGAACAG GTTGCACTCCCAGGCTTGGAGTCCGTGTCTGTATGCGGACTAGATAATATAAGAGCATTGTGGCCTGACCAACTTCCAGCAAATTCATTTTCCAAATTAAGGAAATTGCAAGTAAGGGGATGCAACAAATTGCTAAACCTTTTTCCGGTTTCTGTGGCGAGTGCTCTTGTGCAACTTGAGAacctaaatatattttatagtgGAGTGGAGGCAATTGTTcacaatgaaaatgaagatgaagcaGCACTTTTACTTTTATTCCCTAACCTTACCTCTCTCACACTCTCCGGTTTACACCAACTCAAAAGATTTTGCTCTAGAAAGTTTAGTTCAAGTTGGCCACTTCTGAAAGAATTGGAAGTGCTCGATTGTGATAAAGTGGAGATACTCTTTCAACAAATAAATTCTGAATGTGAACTTGAGCCACTCTTCTGGGTAGAACAG GTTGCACTCCCAGGCTTGGAGTCCTTTTCTGTATGCGGACTAGATAATATAAGAGCATTGTGGCCTGACCAACTTCCAGCAAATTCATTTTCCAAATTAAGGGAATTGCAAGTAAGGGGATGCAACAAATTGCTAAACCTTTTTCCGGTTTCTGTGGCGAGTGCTCTTGTGCAACTTGAGAACCTAAATATATTTCAGAGTGGAGTGGAGGCAATTGTTGccaatgaaaatgaagatgagGCAGCACCTTTACTCTTATTCCCTAACCTTACCTCTCTCACACTCTCCGGTTTACACCAACTCAAAAGATTTTGCTCTAGAAGGTTTAGTTCAAGCTGGCCACTTCTGAAAGAATTGGAAGTGCTCTATTGTGATAAAGTGGAGATACTCTTTCAACAAATAAATTCTGAATGTGAACTTGAGCCACTCTTCTGGGTAGAACAG GTTGCACTCCCAGGCTTGGAGTCCTTGTATGTATGCGGACTGGATAATATAAGAGCATTGTGGCCTGACCAACTTCCAACAAATTCATTTTCCAAATTAAGGAAATTGCATGTAAGGGGATTCAACAAATTGCTAAACCTTTTTCGGGTTTCTGTGGCGAGTGCTCTTGTGCAACTTGAGGACCTATATATATCAGAGAGTGGAGTGGAGGCAATTGTTGccaatgaaaatgaagatgaagcaGCACCTTTACTCTTATTCCCTAACCTTACCTCTCTCACACTCTCCGGTTTACACCAACTCAAAAGATTTTGCTCTAGAAGGTTTAGTTCAAGCTGGCTACTTCTGAAAGAATTGGAAGTGCTCGATTGTGATAAAGTGGAGATACTCTTTCAACAAATAAATTCTGAATGTGAACTTGAGCCACTCTTCTGGGTAGAACAG GTTGCACTCCAAGGCTTGGAGTCCTTGTATGTATGCGGACTGGATAATATAAGAGCATTGTGGCCTGACCAACTTCCAACAAATTCATTTTCCAAATTAAGGAAATTGCATGTAAGGGGATTCAACAAATTGCTAAACCTTTTTCGGGTTTCTGTGGCGAGTGCTCTTGTGCAACTTGAGGACCTATATATATCGGAGAGTGGAGTGGAGGCAATTGTTGccaatgaaaatgaagatgaagcaGCACCTTTACTCTTATTCCCTAACCTTACCTCTCTCACACTCTCCGGTTTACACCAACTCAAAAGATTTTGCTCTAGAAGGTTTAGTTCAAGCTGGCTACTTCTGAAAGAATTGGAAGTGCTCGATTGTGATAAAGTGGAGATACTCTTTCAACAAATAAATTCTGAATGTGAACTTGAGCCACTCTTCTGGGTAGAACAG GTTGCACTCCCAGGTTTGGAGTCCTTGTCTGTACGCGGACTAGATAATATAAGAGCATTGTGGCCTGACCAACTTCCAGCAAATTCATTTTCCAAATTAAGGAAATTGCAAGTAAGGGGATGCAACAAATTGCTAAACCTTTTTCCGGTTTCTGTGGCGAGTGCTCTTGTGCAACTTGAGGACCTTTATATATCGGAGAGTGGAGTGGAGGCAATTGTTGccaatgaaaatgaagatgaagcaGCACCTTTACTCTCATTCCCTAACCTTACCTCTCTCACACTCTCCGGTTTACACCAACTCAAAAGATTTTGCTCTAGAAGGTTTAGTTCAAGCTGGCCACTTCTGAAAGAATTGGAAGTGCTCGATTGTGATAAAGTGGAGATACTCTTTCAACAAATAAATTCTGAATGTGAACTTGAGCCACTCTTCTGGGTAGAACAG GTTGCACTCCCAGGTTTGGAGTCCTTGTCTGTACGCGGACTAGATAATATAAGAGCATTGTGGTCTGACCAACTTCCAGCAAATTCATTTTCCAAATTAAGGAAATTGCAAGTAAGGGGATGCAACAAATTGCTAAACCTTTTTCCGGTTTCTGTGGCGAGTGCTCTTGTGCAACTTGAGGACCTATATATATCGGAAAGTGGAGTGGAGGCAATTGTTGccaatgaaaatgaagatgaagcaGCACTTTTACTCTTATTCCCTAACCTTACCTCTCTTACACTCTCCGGTTTACACCAACTCAAAAGATTTTTCTCTAGAAGGTTTAGTTCAAGCTGGCCACTTCTGAAAGAATTGGAAGTGCTCGATTGTGATAAAGTGGAGATACTCtttcaacaaataaattatgaatgtGAACTTGAGCCACTCTTCTGGGTAGAACAG GTTGCACTCCCAGGCTTGGAGTCCTTGTCTGTACGTGGACTAGATAATATAAGAGCATTGTGGCCTGACCAACTTCCAGCAAATTCATTTTCCAAATTAAGGAAATTGCAAGGAAGGGGATGCAACAAATTGCTAAACCTTTTTCCGGTTTCTGTGGCGAGTGCTCTTGTGCAACTTGAGGACCTTTATATATCGGAGAGTGGAGTGGAGGCAATTGTTGccaatgaaaatgaagatgaagcaGCACCTTTACTCTCATTCCCTAACCTTACCTCTCTCACACTCTCCGGTTTACACCAACTCAAAAGATTTTGCTCTAGAAGGTTTAGTTCAAGCTGGCCACTTCTGAAAGAATTGGAAGTGCTCGATTGTGATAAAGTGGAGATACTCTTTCAACAAATAAATTCTGAATGTGAACTTGAGCCACTCTTCTGGGTAGAACAG GTTGCACTCCCAGGGTTGGAGTCCTTGTCTGTACGCGGACTAGATAATATAAGAGCATTGTGGCCTGACCAACTTCCAGCAAATTCATTTTCCAAATTAAGGAAATTGCAAGTAAGGGGATGCAACAAACTGCTAAACCTTTTTCCGGTTTCTGTGGCGAGTGCTCTTGTGCATCTTGAGGACCTATATATATCGGAGAGTGGAGTGGAGGCAATTGTTGccaatgaaaatgaagatgaagcaGCACCTTTACTCTTATTCCCTAACCTTACCTCTCTCACACTCTCCGGTTTACACCAACTGAAAAGATTTTGCTCTAGAAGGTTTAGTTCAAGCTGGCCACTTCTGAAAGAATTGGAAGTGCTCGATTGTGATAAAGTGGAGATACTCTTTCAACAAATAAATTCTGAATGTGAACTTGAGCCACTCTTCTGGGTAGAACAG GTTGCACTCCCAGGCTTGGAGTCCTTGTCTGTACGTGGACTAGATAATATAAGAGCATTGTGGCCTGACCAACTTCCAGCAAATTCATTTTCCAAATTAAGGAAATTGCAAGTAAGGGGATGCAACAAATTGCTAAACCTTTTTCCGGTTTCTGTGGCGAGTGCTCTTGTGCAACTTGATTACCTATATATATCGGAGAGTGGAGTGGAGGCAATTGTTGCCaatgaaaataaagatgaaGCAGCACCTTTACTCTTATTCCCTAACCTTacctctctcactctctctggTTTACACCAACTCAAAAGATTTTGCTCTAGAAGGTTTAGTTCAAGTTGGCCACTTCTGAAAGAATTGGAAGTGCTCGATTGTGATAAAGTGGAGATACTCTTTCAACAAATAAATTCTGAATGTGAACTTGAGCCACTCTTCTGGGTAGAACAG GTTGCATTCCCAGGCTTGGAGTCCCTGTATGTACGAGAACTAGATAATATAAGAGCATTGTGGTCTGACCAACTTCCAGCAAATTCGTTTTCCAAATTAAGGAAATTGAAAGTAATTGGATGCAACAAATTGCTAAATCTTTTTCCGCTTTCTGTGGCGAGTGCTCTTGTGCAACTTGAGGAACTACATATATGGGGGGGTGAAGTGGAGGCAATTGTTTccaatgaaaatgaagatgaagcaGTACCGCTACTCTTATTCCCTAACCTTACCTCTCTCAAACTCTGTGGTTTACACCAACTCAAAAGATTTTGCTCTGGAAGGTTTAGTTCAAGCTGGCcacttctaaaaaaattgaaagtgcACGAATGTGATGAAGTGGAGATACTCTTTCAACAAAAAAGTTTGGAATGTGAACTTGAGCCACTCTTCTGGGTAGAACAG GAAGCATTTCCTAATTTGGAAGAACTAACATTGAACTTAAAGGGCACTGTGGAGATATGGCGAGGCCAATTTTCAAGGGTGTCTTTTTCGAAGTTAAGCTATTTGAATATAGAACAGTGTCAAGGTATTTCGGTTGTGATTCCCTCAAATATGGTTCAAATACTACATAATCTAGAAGAACTAGAGGTGGATATGTGTGATTCAATGAATGAGGTTATCCAAGTAGAAATAGTGGGAAATGATGGACATGAACTAATAGATAATGAGATTGAGTTCACCAGATTAAAGAGTTTGACACTTCATCATTTGCCAAATCTAAAAAGCTTTTGCTCATCAACAAGATATGTCTTCAAATTCCCATCCTTGGAAAGAATGAAGGTGAGAGAATGTCGTGGGATGGAATTTTTCTACAAGGGAGTCTTAGACGCACCAAGGCTAAAAAGTGTACAAAATGAATTTTTCGAAGAATGTTGGCAGGATGACCTGAATACCACCATACGCAAGATGTTCATGGAACAG